A portion of the uncultured Bacteroides sp. genome contains these proteins:
- a CDS encoding glycoside hydrolase family 3 N-terminal domain-containing protein translates to MNRKLLNLLLLLLLAFFVSSQVTAQVEPLLLYKLKQDQKCKQWVESQLQQMSLKEKVGQLFIYTIAPDRGKKNMALLKDVVRTYKVGGLLFSGGKVDNQAIVTNQAQRMADIPLMITFDGEWGLSMRLRGTPVFPKNMVLGCIQDDRLIYEYGQEMARQCRELGVQVNFAPVADVNINPRNPVINVRSFGENPRKVANKVIAYASGLESGKVLSVAKHFPGHGDTEVDSHKALPVLPFSRERLDSVELYPFKEFIRAGLSGVMVGHLQVPVFDPVGGLPSSLSHNIVYDLLTEELAFKGLIFTDALAMKGVSSAENVCLQALKAGNDIVLAPRNLKQEIENVLLAIKKGEFSENEIEERCRKVLMYKYALGLNRQPTIRLAGLEKRINTPQTRDLIRRLDLAAITVLSNKRDVLPLHPDVKQVALLNVGKSDGLDVFAKQLSKYTSVKQFELGRKMSDSAQSLLRDSLSQYKRIIVSVTEMRLASYQSFFAKFAPKVPVIYVFFTPAKLMLQIHRAVSVASSVLLGHSLDEDVQERIADVLFGKASADGRLSAGIGGLFAAGDGITLTPSTPYHFIPEEYGMRSQVLNRIDTIATQGIFAGAYPGCQVVVLKDGKTMYDKSFGTYTYGSERKVGANDMYDLASLSKTTGTLLAVMKLYDKGRFSLSDKISDYLPFLQRTNKAKITIRELLLHQSGLPSGLVFYQDAIDKKSYSGSLFRPQKDALHSVQVGPKTFAQPNFRFKEGLTSTVGGGDYTLHVSDSLWLHKSFKGVMLKKIADAPLKGKKYVYSCLGFILLQQLVEQLTGMPLDEYLAHEFYEPMGLEHTAYLPLRSFHKENIVPSTIDGFLRKSTLQGYVHDESAAFLGGISGNAGLFSTARDVARVYQMILNGGELDGQRYLSKETCLLFTTETSTISRRGLGFDKPDSEDVGSSPCGPSAPASVYGHTGFTGTCAWTDPENGLVYVFLSNRTYPDAWVNKLSKLEIREHIQEVLYQALIKQE, encoded by the coding sequence ATGAATAGAAAGTTATTAAACCTCTTATTGCTCTTATTACTTGCATTTTTTGTTTCATCACAAGTTACTGCTCAGGTTGAGCCTTTGCTTTTGTATAAGCTCAAACAAGATCAAAAGTGTAAGCAATGGGTGGAGTCTCAACTTCAGCAGATGAGTTTAAAAGAGAAGGTGGGGCAACTTTTTATTTATACCATTGCGCCTGATCGCGGTAAAAAGAATATGGCGCTACTTAAAGATGTTGTGCGTACTTATAAGGTGGGTGGATTACTTTTCTCCGGAGGTAAAGTGGATAATCAGGCTATTGTGACCAATCAGGCGCAACGCATGGCCGATATTCCGTTAATGATAACTTTTGATGGTGAGTGGGGGTTGTCAATGCGATTGAGAGGAACGCCCGTCTTCCCCAAAAACATGGTGCTGGGTTGTATCCAAGATGATCGGTTGATCTACGAATATGGGCAGGAAATGGCCCGTCAATGTAGAGAGTTGGGTGTACAGGTTAATTTTGCTCCGGTAGCAGATGTGAATATCAATCCCAGAAATCCGGTAATCAATGTGCGTTCTTTTGGCGAAAATCCAAGAAAGGTGGCTAATAAGGTGATAGCGTATGCTTCTGGTTTGGAAAGTGGTAAGGTTCTTTCTGTAGCTAAACATTTTCCGGGACATGGAGATACCGAAGTAGACTCTCATAAAGCACTACCTGTATTACCTTTCAGCAGAGAACGGTTGGATAGTGTCGAACTTTATCCTTTTAAGGAATTCATTCGGGCCGGTCTGAGTGGAGTCATGGTGGGGCATTTGCAAGTTCCTGTATTTGATCCCGTAGGAGGGCTGCCTTCTTCACTTTCACACAACATTGTTTATGATTTGCTCACTGAAGAGTTAGCGTTTAAGGGACTCATCTTTACCGATGCATTGGCCATGAAGGGAGTTTCTTCTGCTGAAAATGTCTGCTTACAAGCTTTAAAAGCAGGTAATGATATTGTGCTTGCTCCGCGCAATCTGAAGCAGGAAATTGAGAATGTATTGTTGGCGATAAAGAAAGGCGAGTTTAGCGAAAACGAGATTGAAGAACGATGCCGCAAAGTGCTCATGTATAAATATGCTTTGGGCCTGAATCGCCAACCCACGATTAGGCTTGCCGGGCTAGAGAAGAGAATCAATACACCCCAAACTCGTGATCTGATACGCCGCTTGGATTTGGCTGCCATCACGGTACTGAGTAATAAACGTGATGTATTGCCGCTCCATCCTGATGTGAAGCAAGTGGCATTACTGAATGTGGGTAAGTCCGATGGTCTTGATGTTTTTGCCAAACAGTTGTCTAAATACACCTCTGTGAAACAATTTGAACTGGGACGAAAGATGTCCGACTCGGCACAATCTTTGCTGCGTGATTCGTTGTCGCAATATAAACGAATCATTGTCTCGGTAACCGAAATGCGTTTAGCTTCTTATCAATCATTCTTTGCTAAATTTGCGCCGAAAGTTCCGGTGATCTATGTCTTCTTCACTCCTGCTAAACTGATGTTGCAGATTCACCGGGCGGTCTCGGTTGCTTCATCTGTGCTGTTAGGGCATTCTCTGGATGAAGATGTTCAGGAGCGCATTGCCGATGTGTTGTTTGGCAAAGCTTCGGCAGATGGACGCTTGTCTGCCGGAATCGGTGGATTGTTTGCAGCTGGTGATGGTATTACACTCACTCCATCTACTCCCTATCACTTTATTCCCGAAGAATATGGCATGCGTTCCCAAGTTCTCAATCGTATTGATACGATCGCTACTCAGGGAATCTTTGCCGGAGCTTATCCGGGTTGTCAGGTAGTAGTGCTAAAAGATGGAAAAACGATGTATGACAAATCTTTCGGTACCTATACGTATGGCAGTGAACGTAAGGTAGGAGCGAACGATATGTATGATCTTGCTTCTTTATCAAAAACGACGGGAACACTCTTGGCTGTGATGAAGCTGTATGACAAAGGACGTTTTAGTCTGTCGGATAAAATATCGGATTATCTTCCGTTCTTGCAGCGAACGAATAAAGCCAAGATTACCATTCGGGAGTTATTGCTCCATCAGTCCGGTTTACCTTCAGGATTGGTGTTCTATCAGGATGCTATTGATAAGAAGAGTTATAGCGGTAGCTTGTTTAGGCCTCAGAAAGACGCTCTTCATTCAGTTCAGGTTGGACCGAAAACTTTTGCACAGCCGAACTTCCGCTTTAAAGAGGGGCTGACTTCAACTGTAGGCGGTGGTGATTATACTTTGCATGTGTCTGATAGTCTTTGGTTGCATAAATCGTTTAAAGGTGTGATGCTAAAGAAGATAGCCGATGCACCACTTAAAGGAAAGAAGTATGTATATAGTTGTTTGGGCTTCATCTTGTTGCAACAATTGGTGGAACAACTCACCGGCATGCCTTTGGACGAATATCTGGCGCATGAATTTTATGAGCCGATGGGCTTGGAGCATACAGCTTATTTGCCTTTACGCTCTTTCCATAAGGAAAATATTGTTCCTTCAACGATAGACGGATTCTTACGCAAATCGACCTTGCAAGGATATGTGCACGATGAATCAGCTGCTTTTCTTGGAGGTATCTCCGGCAATGCGGGACTTTTCTCCACAGCTCGTGATGTAGCTCGCGTGTATCAGATGATACTTAATGGAGGTGAACTCGACGGACAACGTTATCTGAGCAAAGAAACTTGTTTGCTGTTTACTACAGAGACCTCTACTATCAGTCGCCGTGGCTTAGGATTTGATAAACCCGATTCGGAGGATGTGGGAAGCAGTCCTTGTGGTCCTTCTGCACCTGCTTCGGTGTACGGGCATACAGGATTTACTGGTACATGTGCTTGGACAGATCCCGAAAATGGTTTGGTGTATGTGTTCTTGAGTAATCGCACTTATCCTGATGCGTGGGTCAATAAACTTTCGAAGTTAGAGATTCGTGAACATATTCAAGAGGTGCTTTATCAAGCATTGATAAAGCAGGAGTAA
- a CDS encoding winged helix DNA-binding protein encodes MKSICTMRDICKAISSFEEEFEKTYQISLNEAMVLCTLNEAQRPLTSTAIAGRTEMKTSHTSKVIRSVEEKGLIERALGESDKRQMFFNLTVAGEKQLKDLKCDKVTIPELLQPIFAKREED; translated from the coding sequence ATGAAATCAATATGCACCATGCGAGATATCTGCAAAGCTATCTCTTCTTTTGAGGAGGAGTTTGAAAAAACATATCAAATCTCGCTCAATGAAGCGATGGTTCTCTGCACACTAAACGAAGCACAAAGACCATTAACTTCTACTGCCATAGCCGGACGAACCGAAATGAAAACATCCCACACTTCAAAGGTTATACGTTCTGTTGAGGAAAAGGGATTAATAGAACGTGCACTAGGCGAAAGTGATAAACGCCAGATGTTTTTCAACCTGACAGTGGCCGGAGAAAAGCAATTAAAAGACTTGAAGTGTGACAAAGTAACGATTCCTGAACTGTTACAGCCGATATTCGCTAAGAGAGAAGAAGATTAA
- a CDS encoding cellulase family glycosylhydrolase: MRKTKRAILLMLIFIAGACSGSETTEKKVVTDDVVGEETWTIHRGINLSYWLSQNFQDANKYPYGNISRYARINEATIKLIADAGFDHVRFPLDEVEMWNTTRMPYVTSFDLMHKVIGWCIKYKLRVLVDLHIIRSHNFSTQNNKLWTDVSEQDWLVEMWRQLNNELKKYSTGSVAYEFLNEPVIEESRSSAWNALLSRLITTIRPLSPNRKFFVGPNRWQGIDFLSALSLPKDDNLILSVHFYEPMLLTHYKASWLPEYNVDGVVSYPGMLLSHEDVAKIPAQQYESIKYMLQSEYNRAFLYSRFKKAIDYAKSKNLPIYLGEFGCIIENVPILAREQWYKDIVSVLDELRIPYSVWDLYGAFSVFESQSDKPIDEVILSTLTKGNN; encoded by the coding sequence ATGAGAAAAACAAAAAGAGCGATATTGCTTATGTTGATATTCATTGCAGGAGCTTGCTCCGGTAGTGAGACAACAGAAAAAAAGGTTGTGACAGATGATGTTGTGGGGGAAGAGACTTGGACAATTCATCGAGGGATTAATTTAAGCTACTGGTTATCTCAAAATTTTCAGGATGCTAATAAATATCCATATGGAAATATTAGTCGTTATGCGAGGATAAATGAAGCAACGATAAAGTTAATTGCAGATGCTGGATTTGATCATGTCAGATTTCCGCTTGATGAAGTGGAGATGTGGAATACGACCCGGATGCCCTATGTCACTTCTTTCGATTTAATGCATAAAGTAATTGGATGGTGTATCAAGTATAAATTGAGAGTTCTGGTGGATTTGCATATTATCCGATCTCATAATTTTAGTACCCAAAATAATAAACTTTGGACGGATGTTTCCGAACAAGATTGGTTAGTCGAAATGTGGAGGCAGTTGAATAATGAATTGAAAAAATATTCTACGGGTTCTGTTGCTTATGAATTTCTAAATGAACCGGTGATAGAAGAGAGTCGTTCATCTGCGTGGAATGCGCTGCTTTCAAGGCTGATAACTACTATACGTCCCCTTTCTCCAAATCGTAAATTTTTTGTTGGCCCTAATCGTTGGCAGGGTATTGATTTTCTAAGTGCTTTATCTTTGCCCAAGGATGATAATTTAATTTTAAGTGTTCATTTCTATGAGCCAATGTTACTTACTCATTACAAGGCTTCATGGTTACCTGAGTACAATGTGGATGGCGTTGTATCTTATCCCGGAATGCTTTTGTCACACGAAGATGTTGCTAAAATACCTGCTCAGCAGTACGAATCAATAAAGTATATGTTGCAATCGGAATACAATAGAGCATTTCTTTACTCTCGTTTTAAAAAGGCTATCGATTATGCTAAATCGAAGAACCTACCTATTTACTTGGGAGAGTTTGGTTGTATTATAGAGAATGTGCCGATATTAGCAAGAGAGCAGTGGTATAAGGATATTGTTTCTGTTTTGGACGAATTACGAATTCCTTACTCTGTTTGGGATTTATATGGAGCTTTTTCTGTGTTTGAATCACAATCGGACAAACCTATTGATGAAGTGATTTTATCAACTCTTACTAAGGGGAATAATTAG
- a CDS encoding NAD(P)H-dependent oxidoreductase, with the protein MSLLNDFQWRYATKKFDISKKVDQSLVDNIVEAARLAPTSSGLQPFKVIVISNQELKDKILPIAFGQTIVSECSHLLVFAAWNRYTEERIDHIYSITTQERNQPADRYQRYTDMLKDTYLKQTEAENFTHIAHQTYIGLGFAMAEAAVLKVDSTPMEGFDTAQLDALLELEAKGLKSVLMLPIGYREENGDWLEKLNKARHPKEEFVLEIK; encoded by the coding sequence ATGAGTTTATTAAATGATTTCCAGTGGCGCTATGCTACAAAAAAATTCGATATATCGAAAAAGGTTGACCAATCATTAGTCGACAATATCGTAGAAGCTGCCCGCCTAGCTCCTACATCTTCCGGGCTACAACCATTTAAAGTGATTGTTATCTCCAATCAGGAACTAAAGGATAAAATTCTGCCCATTGCTTTTGGGCAAACAATCGTTTCAGAATGTTCGCACTTGTTGGTATTTGCTGCCTGGAACAGATACACAGAAGAAAGGATTGATCATATCTATTCAATTACGACACAAGAGCGCAATCAACCGGCAGATAGATACCAAAGGTACACCGATATGCTAAAAGATACTTATCTAAAGCAGACTGAAGCAGAGAATTTCACACATATAGCACACCAAACCTACATCGGGCTGGGTTTTGCAATGGCAGAAGCAGCCGTACTAAAGGTCGATTCAACACCAATGGAAGGTTTCGATACTGCTCAGCTAGATGCATTGTTGGAACTTGAAGCCAAAGGATTGAAGAGTGTACTTATGCTTCCCATTGGTTATCGTGAAGAGAACGGTGATTGGTTGGAAAAACTGAACAAAGCGCGCCATCCTAAAGAGGAGTTTGTTCTAGAAATTAAATAG
- a CDS encoding DUF1304 domain-containing protein: MKIATEILIAIVALEHLYILWMEMFSWEIAGKRVFKKSLPEELFKQTKGLAANQGLYNGFLAAGLIWSFFITNLEWKENVALFFLSCVTLAGIYGALSADKKIFFIQSLPAILAMVLLLMY, translated from the coding sequence ATGAAAATAGCTACAGAGATTTTAATTGCAATCGTAGCATTAGAGCATTTATACATTCTATGGATGGAAATGTTTTCTTGGGAAATTGCAGGTAAAAGAGTATTCAAGAAAAGCCTTCCCGAAGAACTGTTTAAACAAACGAAAGGATTGGCTGCCAATCAAGGTTTGTATAATGGCTTCTTAGCTGCAGGACTCATCTGGTCCTTTTTCATAACCAATTTGGAATGGAAGGAGAACGTTGCTTTATTCTTCCTAAGCTGTGTTACTCTCGCCGGTATTTATGGAGCACTATCAGCCGACAAAAAGATTTTCTTCATCCAATCTCTGCCAGCCATACTCGCAATGGTTCTTTTATTAATGTACTAA
- a CDS encoding FAD-dependent oxidoreductase: protein MKIIIIGGVAGGATTAARIRRVDETAEIILLEKGKYISYANCGLPYYIGGVIAEREKLFVQTPQAFSTRFKVDVRTENEVVAINKEQKQVTIRRNDGSEYYENYDKLVISTGASPVRPPLPGIDSEGIFTLRNVNDTDRIKAYINCHDVKQAVVVGAGFIGLEMAENLHALGAKVSIVEMGNQVMAPIDFSMAALVHQHLMERGVNLYLEQAVASFKKNEDGMEVVFKDGQTIGADIIILSIGVRPETTLAKEAGLTIGVAGGIQVDEYLQTSDEAIYAIGDVIEFPHPITGKPWLNYLAGPANRQGRIVADNVLFGNQRKYEGSIGTSIAKVFDLTVASTGLPAKRLKQESIAYLSSTTHSSSHAGYYPDALPLSIKITFDEQSGRLYGAQIVGYDGVDKRIDEIALVIKHKGTIFDLMEVEQAYAPPFSSAKDPVAMAGYVAENILTGNMKPVYWREVRDAKPEEVFLLDVRTVDEFSLGALSGAKNIPLDELRNHLAEIPTDQPVYIYCAVGLRGYLAYRILTQHGFSNVRNLSGGYKTYSAAVTPVTQHKQTIVNEDSASTADKPTVKAIRVDACGLQCPGPILKMKKVVDTLVPGEQIEIIATDPGFLRDAAAWCNSTGHRLVSQESMGGKSFTVIQKEEPKACKLVSSCDGKGKTFIMFSDDLDKALATFVLANGAAATGQKVTIFFTFWGLNVIKKLHKPNVDKDIFGKMFGMMLPGNSQSLKLSKMSMGGMGGKMMRYIMHRKGIDSLESLREQALENGVEFIACQMSMDVMGVKREEMLDEVTVGGVATYMERADNANINLFI from the coding sequence ATGAAGATCATTATCATTGGAGGTGTTGCCGGAGGTGCAACCACTGCTGCACGCATCAGAAGAGTAGACGAAACTGCTGAAATTATCCTGCTAGAGAAAGGGAAATACATCTCTTATGCCAATTGTGGCTTACCTTATTATATAGGAGGGGTAATTGCCGAACGCGAGAAATTGTTTGTGCAAACTCCGCAGGCTTTTTCGACACGCTTTAAAGTAGATGTACGAACAGAAAATGAAGTCGTTGCTATTAACAAAGAGCAAAAACAGGTAACAATACGTCGCAATGATGGCAGTGAATACTACGAAAATTATGATAAGTTGGTAATCTCTACCGGCGCCTCTCCCGTGCGTCCGCCACTACCAGGCATTGATTCTGAAGGGATTTTCACTCTGAGAAATGTGAATGATACGGATCGGATTAAAGCATATATCAACTGTCACGACGTAAAGCAGGCAGTAGTTGTAGGTGCCGGATTCATTGGCCTCGAGATGGCAGAGAATCTTCATGCTCTGGGTGCTAAGGTTTCTATTGTGGAAATGGGAAATCAGGTGATGGCTCCCATCGACTTCTCCATGGCCGCTTTGGTTCATCAACATCTAATGGAGAGAGGAGTAAACCTTTATTTAGAACAGGCAGTTGCTTCGTTTAAAAAAAACGAGGATGGCATGGAAGTAGTATTTAAAGATGGACAGACAATTGGTGCGGACATCATTATACTTTCCATTGGTGTGCGCCCCGAAACAACTCTTGCTAAGGAAGCCGGACTCACTATCGGCGTTGCCGGAGGAATTCAGGTAGACGAGTATCTGCAAACTTCGGATGAGGCTATTTATGCCATAGGTGATGTGATTGAGTTTCCACACCCCATTACCGGAAAACCATGGCTTAACTATCTGGCCGGACCGGCCAACCGTCAAGGACGTATTGTGGCAGACAACGTACTATTTGGAAATCAACGAAAGTATGAGGGGTCTATCGGTACCTCCATTGCCAAAGTATTCGATCTCACGGTCGCCTCTACCGGGTTACCGGCTAAACGCTTGAAACAAGAAAGCATTGCTTACTTATCGTCAACCACACACTCTTCCTCTCATGCGGGATATTACCCCGATGCATTGCCATTGAGTATCAAAATCACCTTTGATGAACAAAGCGGTCGCCTTTACGGTGCCCAAATAGTTGGCTACGATGGAGTAGACAAACGTATTGATGAAATCGCATTAGTCATCAAACATAAAGGAACAATATTCGATCTGATGGAAGTGGAACAGGCTTATGCCCCACCCTTCTCATCAGCCAAAGATCCGGTAGCCATGGCAGGCTATGTGGCGGAAAATATTCTTACAGGGAATATGAAGCCTGTTTATTGGAGAGAAGTACGTGATGCAAAACCTGAAGAGGTCTTTTTACTCGACGTACGTACTGTAGATGAGTTTTCACTTGGAGCACTGTCCGGTGCCAAGAATATTCCACTTGATGAATTGCGCAATCACTTAGCTGAAATACCCACCGATCAACCAGTATATATCTATTGCGCCGTTGGTTTGAGAGGCTATCTAGCTTATCGTATACTTACGCAACACGGATTCTCCAACGTACGAAATCTATCGGGAGGATACAAAACGTATAGTGCTGCCGTGACACCGGTAACTCAGCACAAACAGACGATAGTTAATGAAGATTCTGCATCAACGGCAGATAAACCGACAGTAAAAGCGATTCGTGTAGATGCCTGCGGACTGCAATGCCCCGGCCCTATCCTCAAAATGAAGAAAGTAGTAGATACTCTTGTTCCAGGCGAACAAATTGAAATTATCGCAACCGACCCCGGCTTCTTACGTGATGCTGCTGCTTGGTGTAACTCTACCGGTCATCGTCTCGTTTCTCAAGAATCGATGGGTGGGAAATCCTTCACCGTCATTCAAAAAGAAGAACCGAAGGCATGTAAACTAGTTAGCTCTTGCGACGGGAAAGGAAAGACTTTTATCATGTTCAGCGATGATCTTGATAAAGCTCTGGCCACTTTTGTCTTGGCAAATGGTGCCGCTGCAACCGGACAAAAGGTTACTATCTTCTTCACGTTCTGGGGATTAAATGTAATTAAGAAACTACATAAACCAAATGTTGATAAAGATATTTTCGGCAAGATGTTTGGCATGATGCTTCCCGGAAACTCACAAAGTCTAAAACTCTCCAAAATGAGTATGGGTGGCATGGGTGGCAAAATGATGCGTTACATCATGCATCGCAAAGGAATTGATTCTTTGGAGTCGCTACGCGAACAAGCTTTAGAGAATGGAGTAGAGTTTATTGCCTGCCAAATGTCAATGGACGTGATGGGAGTAAAACGAGAAGAAATGTTGGATGAAGTAACTGTAGGCGGCGTAGCAACTTATATGGAACGAGCTGACAATGCGAACATCAACTTATTTATTTAA
- a CDS encoding DUF4249 family protein translates to MKRLNKVLVFVTVLLLTGCHEDVINVDLDTATPRLVIDASIDWVKNTTGNEQKITLSTTTGYYSDKFPAISGATITVKNTTNTVFNFIETPGTGEYLCTNFKPVIGEIYTLTVLLNGETYTATETLIGTPKIEETIDQNNKGGMAGDEIEITYYYQDNGAEYNYYLYSVTMSHVIYPQYSIENNEKNRGSLTSVFYSHEDLKPGDIVDIKLYGISKRYYNYFNKILLASGNDDRPFASTPAGVRGNIVNQTNHENFAYGYFRLSEVDVKDYTIQE, encoded by the coding sequence ATGAAAAGATTAAATAAAGTTCTAGTATTCGTGACTGTATTGCTTTTAACCGGATGCCATGAGGATGTTATTAATGTCGATTTAGATACAGCAACACCAAGATTGGTTATAGACGCGTCAATTGACTGGGTGAAGAATACGACTGGCAACGAACAAAAGATTACATTATCTACTACAACAGGTTATTACAGCGATAAATTTCCTGCAATTTCGGGAGCAACCATTACTGTTAAGAATACGACAAATACAGTTTTTAATTTTATAGAAACTCCCGGTACCGGAGAATATCTCTGTACCAATTTCAAACCGGTTATTGGAGAAATATATACATTGACAGTTCTGTTAAATGGAGAAACATACACGGCTACAGAAACATTAATCGGTACGCCAAAGATTGAAGAGACTATCGACCAAAACAATAAAGGAGGTATGGCAGGTGACGAAATCGAGATTACATATTACTATCAGGATAATGGCGCTGAGTATAATTACTATCTATATAGTGTTACGATGAGTCATGTAATATATCCTCAATACAGTATTGAAAACAACGAAAAAAATAGAGGTAGCTTAACATCGGTATTCTATTCACATGAAGACTTAAAACCTGGAGATATAGTAGACATAAAATTATATGGAATTTCAAAAAGATATTATAATTACTTTAACAAGATATTATTAGCATCGGGTAATGATGACCGACCATTTGCGTCAACACCTGCAGGTGTTCGTGGTAATATTGTAAACCAAACTAATCATGAGAATTTTGCTTATGGATATTTTAGATTATCGGAAGTCGATGTTAAAGATTACACTATTCAAGAATAA